The Leptospiraceae bacterium genome has a segment encoding these proteins:
- a CDS encoding flagellar hook-basal body protein: MLRGIYTAATGMIMNHYKMDVIANNLANVDKTAFKAEDAIFKSFPEMLIRRTRDDGLGWVPIGSFDLAPIVGKLGTGVELNEVFIRFEKGALKKTDNHFDLAIDDKSMESPAFFVVLTDRGEKLTRSGNFTLDKDGFLVTHDGFPLLGEKGPIRVSRWNWIVKENGEIWINRKYGNDPLIGTNETQNQWEEPVLLDRIKIRTVEFPRELKKEGNSFYSITPESGPMLEFKEEFFPKILQGYLEASNVNIVREMTKMIEVQREYEANQKSITTHDNLLGKLINEVAR, translated from the coding sequence ATGTTAAGAGGTATCTACACCGCAGCAACGGGCATGATTATGAACCACTACAAAATGGATGTGATTGCCAATAATCTTGCCAATGTCGATAAAACAGCCTTCAAAGCAGAAGATGCAATCTTTAAATCCTTTCCAGAGATGTTGATTCGAAGAACGAGGGATGATGGATTAGGTTGGGTTCCCATAGGAAGCTTTGATTTGGCACCTATTGTGGGAAAACTTGGAACGGGTGTGGAGTTGAATGAAGTCTTTATCCGTTTCGAAAAGGGAGCTCTCAAGAAAACCGACAATCATTTTGATCTTGCCATAGATGACAAAAGTATGGAGTCTCCTGCTTTTTTTGTGGTTCTTACGGATCGAGGTGAGAAGCTTACACGAAGTGGAAATTTCACATTAGACAAAGATGGATTTCTTGTGACTCATGATGGTTTTCCTTTGTTGGGGGAAAAAGGACCCATCAGAGTTTCTCGTTGGAACTGGATTGTGAAAGAAAACGGAGAGATTTGGATCAATCGAAAGTATGGAAATGACCCTTTAATTGGCACAAATGAAACACAGAACCAATGGGAAGAACCCGTGCTTCTAGATCGTATCAAAATACGAACAGTGGAATTTCCAAGAGAACTCAAAAAAGAGGGGAATAGTTTTTATTCCATTACTCCTGAATCAGGACCTATGCTTGAATTTAAAGAAGAATTTTTTCCCAAGATATTACAGGGATATTTAGAAGCATCGAATGTCAATATCGTTCGGGAGATGACAAAAATGATCGAGGTCCAAAGGGAATACGAAGCCAATCAAAAATCCATTACAACACATGATAACCTCTTAGGAAAACTTATCAACGAGGTTGCGAGGTGA
- a CDS encoding TlyA family RNA methyltransferase: MNQKTKKTKKERIDKILVEKGLVESRQKAQVLILKGEVYVNNQKIQKASTKISYDDEIIIKQKEKFVSRGGYKLEKAILTFQLDVRDKVCMDIGASTGGFTDCLLQYGARKVYAIDVGENLLHEKLKNHPNVISIENTNARYLTKEIIPEPIDFFCSDVSFISQTKILVTIKELLHHDSSGVALVKPQFELSKKEVKNGIVKDPVLHKKAIEIVINQVIKLGYYVNALTVSPILGAKGNREFLILLSFSQKYNIPENEINKIVFENA, from the coding sequence ATGAATCAAAAAACCAAAAAAACCAAAAAAGAAAGAATTGATAAAATTCTCGTTGAAAAAGGGTTAGTCGAATCAAGACAAAAAGCTCAGGTTTTGATACTCAAAGGTGAAGTTTACGTCAACAATCAGAAAATCCAAAAGGCGAGTACGAAAATCTCTTACGATGATGAAATCATAATAAAACAAAAAGAAAAATTTGTTTCTCGAGGAGGTTATAAATTAGAAAAAGCCATTCTCACTTTTCAACTTGATGTTCGAGATAAAGTTTGCATGGACATAGGTGCATCAACAGGAGGTTTCACCGATTGTCTTTTACAATATGGAGCTAGGAAAGTTTATGCTATTGATGTGGGGGAAAACTTACTCCACGAAAAGCTTAAAAATCATCCCAACGTCATTTCCATTGAAAATACAAATGCTCGTTATCTAACGAAAGAAATCATTCCTGAGCCGATTGATTTTTTTTGTTCAGATGTTTCTTTCATTTCACAAACAAAAATTCTTGTCACTATAAAAGAGTTGCTTCATCATGATTCTTCTGGGGTAGCGCTGGTAAAGCCTCAGTTTGAGCTCTCAAAAAAAGAAGTAAAAAATGGCATCGTAAAGGATCCAGTTCTCCACAAAAAAGCCATAGAAATTGTCATTAATCAAGTCATTAAGCTTGGTTATTACGTCAATGCTCTTACAGTATCTCCTATCTTGGGTGCAAAGGGCAATCGAGAATTTCTCATTTTATTGAGCTTTTCTCAAAAATATAATATCCCAGAAAACGAAATTAATAAAATTGTTTTCGAAAATGCTTAA
- a CDS encoding PQQ-binding-like beta-propeller repeat protein: MEKTQVSTLSERDFLQAMKAISSILFLLLIVNCSKQYNWIEYRGHQGSGYTSEHIFPPLGLKWKIKIQEERMRAKRAFNPPIVIDDVIYFGSPDGNFYAFDLNTGYMKWIFKTKGAVNSVPFADDQNVYFGSNDGNVYAVNRKTGEEVWSFYTGKTVQSLVLRYKDYIIFTSDTGATYFLDLDGKPVFQLPNPVWSHHTFQVQDDIVYWAPQGRRFGAYDINQRRFLWYVDVTAPYPLWYSFPAIDDENIYFSSSFYKGYEVEFNYYAVNRFTGELKWQYTDTYQHSLYYPVNEYTLFLDHVELLDYLAPTLWENLVIYTSGDTIVRAFDKNSGDLVWTKKLDFPSSSAPTVAGARIYFGVNGISEATDSGLFVQAPKLVCLSAKDGTTLWEYPTEGAVLNSPLISNGKIILGTDENVFYVLEEVFHFEIFPFLR, from the coding sequence ATGGAAAAAACTCAAGTATCTACTCTCTCTGAAAGGGATTTTCTACAAGCAATGAAAGCCATAAGTTCAATTTTGTTTCTTTTATTGATAGTAAATTGTTCGAAACAATACAATTGGATTGAATATCGAGGTCATCAAGGTTCAGGTTATACTTCCGAACACATTTTTCCGCCTTTAGGATTAAAGTGGAAGATCAAAATCCAAGAAGAACGAATGAGAGCCAAAAGGGCTTTTAATCCCCCCATTGTGATCGATGATGTGATTTACTTTGGATCTCCTGATGGCAACTTCTATGCTTTTGATTTGAACACTGGTTATATGAAGTGGATTTTTAAAACCAAAGGAGCAGTGAATTCTGTTCCTTTTGCAGATGATCAAAATGTTTACTTCGGTTCTAATGATGGAAATGTCTATGCCGTAAATCGAAAAACTGGCGAAGAAGTTTGGTCCTTTTACACAGGAAAAACCGTGCAATCCTTAGTTCTTCGATACAAAGACTATATTATCTTTACAAGTGATACAGGAGCTACGTATTTTTTGGATTTAGATGGAAAGCCGGTCTTTCAACTCCCTAATCCTGTGTGGTCTCATCATACTTTTCAAGTTCAAGATGATATTGTTTATTGGGCACCTCAAGGAAGAAGATTTGGCGCTTATGACATCAATCAACGAAGATTTCTTTGGTATGTTGATGTTACAGCCCCCTACCCATTATGGTATTCATTCCCTGCGATTGATGATGAAAATATTTATTTTTCCTCGAGTTTCTACAAGGGTTATGAAGTGGAATTTAACTACTATGCTGTTAATCGATTTACAGGTGAGCTAAAGTGGCAATATACTGATACATATCAACATAGTCTGTATTATCCTGTCAATGAATATACTTTGTTTTTGGATCACGTAGAACTCTTGGATTATCTGGCTCCAACTTTATGGGAAAATTTAGTGATTTACACCAGTGGAGATACGATAGTTCGTGCTTTTGATAAAAACTCAGGGGATCTCGTTTGGACCAAAAAATTAGACTTTCCTTCTTCTTCAGCTCCAACAGTTGCAGGGGCTCGGATTTATTTTGGGGTCAATGGGATTAGTGAGGCTACGGACTCAGGTTTGTTTGTTCAAGCACCAAAACTGGTTTGTCTTTCCGCAAAAGACGGAACCACCCTATGGGAATATCCCACAGAGGGTGCAGTTTTAAACTCACCTTTGATATCGAATGGGAAAATCATTTTAGGGACTGATGAAAACGTATTTTACGTTTTGGAGGAAGTGTTTCATTTTGAGATTTTTCCTTTCTTGAGATAA
- a CDS encoding ATP-grasp domain-containing protein encodes MFVSLGAGKNQIPLITALKNLQIPVIGIDQNPNSIGKKYCDVFYQNSIYDKEKIIKLLRPYKNQLLGIYTRSFGKAIQIANELAFLLELPHNPINAIQQYQDKKNIIKIALHHRDLKTQKNMIENLNNAKTWIIKPKDSYCFYAKKNIILEKNWDKVQPYLQNENFIVEPYYEGSEYIFFGVVIDGQLYPLLITQKERILEGELIFCDFSHFFPNDLDPETKYKIFQICQYIVKKTEIQIGPFLAEFVVSKNEIFFIEAAPEIGGEGIPDFMFPEILNIPYFEMIVDLYSKKPIKNKNFYKELLYKKLLEKKEKSMLIQFILQEESYFQNLIFPKELYMSPYYYYSEILKDPNTKTYYQNKNQDRLGFFVLSGKVPLEILQKEKDIILKKTIINYSENSL; translated from the coding sequence ATGTTTGTCAGTTTAGGCGCAGGAAAAAATCAAATCCCTCTCATAACAGCTCTGAAAAACCTCCAAATCCCGGTGATTGGCATCGACCAGAATCCCAACTCCATTGGAAAAAAATATTGTGATGTATTTTATCAGAATTCCATCTATGATAAAGAAAAGATTATAAAGCTCCTTAGACCTTACAAAAATCAACTTTTAGGGATATATACACGTTCTTTTGGAAAGGCAATTCAAATAGCAAATGAATTGGCTTTTTTACTGGAACTACCCCATAATCCCATCAATGCTATCCAACAGTATCAAGATAAAAAAAATATCATAAAGATCGCTCTACATCATAGAGACCTAAAAACCCAAAAAAACATGATAGAAAACTTAAACAACGCAAAAACATGGATCATCAAACCCAAAGATAGTTATTGCTTCTATGCAAAAAAAAACATCATTCTCGAAAAAAACTGGGACAAAGTTCAACCTTACCTTCAAAACGAAAACTTTATTGTTGAACCCTATTATGAAGGAAGTGAGTATATTTTTTTTGGAGTTGTGATCGATGGACAACTCTATCCTTTACTCATAACCCAAAAAGAACGTATCTTAGAAGGTGAACTAATCTTTTGTGATTTTTCTCATTTTTTTCCAAATGATTTGGATCCAGAAACAAAATACAAAATCTTTCAAATTTGCCAGTATATCGTTAAAAAAACAGAAATCCAAATAGGACCTTTTTTAGCGGAATTTGTGGTTTCAAAAAATGAAATTTTTTTCATCGAAGCTGCTCCTGAAATCGGAGGAGAAGGTATTCCTGATTTTATGTTTCCTGAAATCTTAAACATACCTTATTTCGAAATGATTGTCGACCTTTATTCAAAAAAACCTATTAAGAATAAAAACTTTTACAAAGAACTCTTATATAAAAAACTTTTAGAAAAAAAAGAAAAATCAATGCTTATACAATTTATTCTTCAAGAAGAGAGCTATTTTCAAAACTTGATTTTTCCTAAGGAACTCTATATGTCTCCCTACTATTACTATTCTGAAATTCTAAAAGATCCAAACACAAAAACCTATTACCAAAATAAAAACCAAGATCGTTTAGGATTTTTTGTTTTGAGTGGAAAGGTTCCTTTAGAAATTCTTCAAAAAGAAAAAGACATCATACTCAAAAAAACCATCATCAATTATTCTGAAAATTCTCTATAG